The Syntrophales bacterium genome contains the following window.
CACGGAGACCCCGCGCTACATATTTTTCTTTAATAGATCTTCCAGACGATCCTTCGACGTAAGGCCAACGATTGTATCCTGCAACTCACTGCCTTTAAAGAGCATAAGAGTTGGGATGCTCCGCACACCATACTCGGCGGCCGTCACAGGGGCGTCATCCACATTCAGTTTTACAATCTTGGCTCTGCCCTGGTATTCTTCCGCAAGTTCTTCCACGATTGGTCCTATTGTCTGACAGGGACCGCACCACGGTGCCCAGAAATCGACCAGAGTCGGCTTTTCTGATTTAATTACTTCTTCTTCAAAATTACTGTCATCCACATGTATTAAACTCATCTATTTTTCCTTCTTTCTAAGATTTGATGCACTCGTGAAAAGTCCAACTCTTGTCACTCCCGCGCAGGCGGGAGTCTATAACACCTTGCAATAACTGGATTC
Protein-coding sequences here:
- the trxA gene encoding thioredoxin; translated protein: MSLIHVDDSNFEEEVIKSEKPTLVDFWAPWCGPCQTIGPIVEELAEEYQGRAKIVKLNVDDAPVTAAEYGVRSIPTLMLFKGSELQDTIVGLTSKDRLEDLLKKNM